CCGCAGCTCGCCGACGCCGAGGACCTCTTCCCGCTCGTCGCCGATCTGCCGGCAGCGCTCCCCGTGCTGGTGCCGAACCAGCGCGGACTGGACCGCGCCCTCGCGCTCGGCGCGCGTCGGGTCGCCGTCTTCGCCAGCGCCACGGAGTCCTTCGCGAAGGCCAACCTCAACCGCACGCTGGAGGAGTCGCTCGCGGTGTTCGAGCCGGTGGTGCACCGGGCCAAGGCCGAGGGCGTCCATGTCCGCGGCTATGTCTCCATGTGCTTCGGCGACCCCTGGGAGGGAGCGGTCCCCCTCCACCAGGTGGTGCGCGTCTGCCGGGCGCTGCGGGACATGGGCTGCGACGAGCTGAGCCTCGGCGACACGATCGGGGTCGCGACCCCGGGCCATGTCCTCGAACTCCTCTCCCTGCTCAACGAGGAGGGCGTGCCGACCGACGTCCTCGGCGTGCACTTCCACGACACCTACGGCCAGGCGCTCGCCAACACCTACGCCGCCCTCGAACACGGCGTCACGACGGTCGACGCGTCCGCCGGCGGCCTCGGCGGCTGCCCCTACGCCAAGTCCGCCACCGGCAACCTCGCCACCGAAGACCTCGTGTGGATGCTCCAGGGCCTCGGCATCGAGACCGGGGTCGACCTCGGCCGACTGACCGCCACCAGCGTGTGGATGGCCGAGCGACTGGGCCGGCCCAGCCCGTCCCGCACCGTCCGCGCACTCGGTAAAACGACACAGCCCCACAAGGACCAGTGATCAGCATGGACCACCGTCTCTCCCCCGAGCTGGAAGAACTCCGGCGCACGGTCGAGCAGTTCGCGCACGATGTCGTCGCCCCCAAGATCGGCGACCTCTACGAGCGCCACGAGTTCCCCTACGAGATCGTCCGCGAGATGGGCCGGATGGGCCTGTTCGGGCTGCCGTTCCCGGAGGAGCACGGCGGCATGGGCGGCGACTATCTCGCCCTCGGCATCGCCCTGGAGGAGCTCGCGCGCGTCGACTCGTCCGTGGCGATCACCCTGGAGGCCGGCGTCTCGCTGGGCGCGATGCCGATCCACCTCTTCGGCACGCCCGAGCAGAAGCGGGAGTGGCTGCCGCGGCTGTGCTCCGGGGAGATCCTGGGCGCGTTCGGACTCACCGAGCCGGACGGCGGCTCGGACGCGGGGGCGACGCGTACGACGGCCCGCCTCGACCCGGAGACGAACGAATGGGTGATCAACGGCACCAAGTGCTTCATCACCAACTCGGGCACGGACATCACGGGGTTGGTGACCGTCACCGCGGTCACCGGGCGCAAGCCGGACGGCAGGCCGCTGATCTCCGCGATCATCGTCCCGTCCGGCACACCGGGCTTCACGGTCGCGGCGCCGTACTCGAAGGTCGGCTGGAACGCGTCCGACACCCGTGAGCTGGCCTTCGCCGACGTGCGCGTCCCGGCGGCGAACCTGCTGGGCGAAGAGGGGCGCGGCTACGCGCAGTTCCTGCGGATCCTCGACGAGGGCCGCATCGCCATCGCGGCGCTGGCCACCGGCCTGGCACAGGGCTGTGTCGACGAGTCGGTGCGGTACGCGAAGGAACGGCACGCCTTCGGGCGTCCGATCGGCGCCAACCAGGCCATCCAGTTCAAGATCGCCGACATGGAGATGAAGGCCCACACCGCGCGGCTGACCTGGCGGGACGCGGCCTCGCGGCTGGTGTCCGGCGAGCCCTTCAAGAAGGAGGCGGCCCTGGCGAAGCTGTACTCGTCGACGATCGCCGTCGACAACGCCCGCGACGCCACCCAGGTGCACGGCGGCTACGGCTTCATGAACGAGTATCCGGTGGCGCGGATGTGGCGCGACTCCAAGATCCTGGAGATCGGCGAGGGCACGAGCGAGGTGCAACGGATGCTGATCGCACGGGAGTTGGGGCTGGTGGGCTGACCGCTCGGCTCCCTTCGACCCTCCCCTTCAACTTCCTTTTACAAACGGCAAATTGAGAGACGGGGCAGGTCACAGGCATCCCACAGGCCGGGATCCTGTGACCCCTGCCCCTGGACACGAGCTGAGGTTAGGCTAACCTACCTTCGAATTGTCCGGCGGTGATCCGCACGTTCGAAAGCAGCCACTCTCATGTCCAACGCCAGAGCCACCCACCTCACCCGCCGCGGTCTCCTCGCCGCCGGCGGCGCCCTCGGCCTCGGTGCCGCACTCGCAGCCTGCGGGGACGACGACGCGAAAAGCGGTGGCTCGGAAGCGACGACGAGTGCCTCCGCCAAGTCCGGTCCCTGGGCGTTCAAGGACGACCGCGGCACCACGGTGAAGCTCGACGAGATCCCCGCGAACATCGTCGCCTTCACCGGCGTCGGCGCCGCCCTCTTCGACTACGGCATCCAGGTCAAGGGCGTCTTCGGCCCGACCAAGACCGCCGACGGCAAGGCCGACGTCCAGGCCGGTGACATGGACGTCTCCAAGGTGACGATCCTCGGCAACGTCTGGGACGAGTTCAACGTCGAGAAGTACGCGACCCTCGCGCCCGACGTGCTGATCTCCACGATGTTCGACGACGCCGGCACCCTCTGGTACGTCCCCGAGGCGTCCAAGGACAAGATCGCCAAGCTCGCCCCGAGCGTCGGCGTCTCCGTCTACGACCGTCAGCTGACCGCTCCCCTGGAGCGCATGTGGGAGCTCGCCGAGTCCCTCGGCGCGGACATGACCGCGGCCGCCGTCACCGACGCGAAGAAGCGGTTCGAGACCGCCGCCACCCGACTGCGGGCCGCGGCGAAGGCCAAGCCCGACATCAAGGTCATGGCCGGTTCCGCCAGCGCCGAGCTGTTCTACGTCTCCGGCACCGACCTCTCCATCGACCTGGAGTACTTCAAGGCCCTCGGCGTGAACTTCGTCGAGCCGCCGGAGAGCGCGAAGGCAGAGGGCGGCGGCTGGTACGAGTCGCTGAGCTGGGAGAACGTCGACAAGTACGCGGCGGACGTCATCATGATGGACGATCGGTCCTCGACGATTCAGCCGGCTGACATCACCGAGGCGACCTGGAAGAAGCTGCCTGCGGTGAAGGCGGGGCAGGTCATCGCCCGGTCGCCCGAGCCGATTCTGTCGTACGACAAGTGCGTGCCGCTGCTGGAGAACCTTGCGGAGGCTCTCGAGAAGGCGAAGAAGGTCAGCTAGGCGCTCCGCTGGGCAGCGCGGGTGACTGCGCAGGCCGTCAGCGGCGGGCGCGCCCACGCGGCGGAGCCGCACATCGATGCGGCCCCGCACCCCTCGGTCGGCTGCCCCACCCCCACTCAGAGCCTGACGGAGCTACAGGAGTACACATGACCACCGCCGTTGTCGCGCCCTTCCGGTTCTTCTCGCTTCAGGTCGTGCGGGCTCGGCGGATCGGGTCGTCGCTCGTCCGGGTCACCTTCGCCGGACCGGATCTCGAGCACTTCTTCTCCGACGGACACGACCAGTCGTTGTCGCTCTTCCTGCCGCATCCCGGGCAGCGGGAGCCGCAGGTTCCCTTCGAGTTGGGGGACGGGTGGTGGCAGGGGTGGCGGGAACTGCCGGACGACGTGCGGGCGGTGATGCGGTCGTACACGCTGCGGGCGCTGCGGCGCGATCCCGACGAGATCGACGTCGACTTCGTGCTGCACGCTCCGGCAGGGCCCGCCTCCGCGTGGGCCGCGCGTGCCGCCGTCGGGGATCGGGTCGTGCTGCTCGGGCCGGCGGTCGCCGACAACCGGGCGATCCGGTTCCGGCCGCCGCGGGACACCGATCTGGTGGTGCTGTGGGGCGACGAGACCGCTCTGCCGGCGATCTCGTCGATCCTGGAGACCCTCCCGGCCGGGCTGCGCGTCCGGGCGTGGATCGAGGCCCACGACTCCGGGAACGTCCACGAGTTGACCTCCCCGGCGGACGCCGAGGTGACCTGGCTGCACGCCGGGCAGTCCCTCCACGCGCTCCGTGCCGCCCGGCTGCCCGTCGCCGCGCACCCGTACGTCTGGATCGCGGGCGAGTCGGGGTCCGTGAAGGCGTTGCGCCGGCTCTTCGTCGGCGAGCGCGGGATCGACCGGCGTCGGGTCACCTTCGTCGGGTACTGGCGGCAGGGGCTCAGCGAGGAGCAACTCCGCGAGCAGGAGTAGGCGTTCGCAGACGTGATCACAGTCACGACAGGGGCGGGGCCTCCACGGAGTTACTTAGGTTAGGCTTACCTAAGTTGAAGCCGAGGTTCCGCCCCTGAGTCCGTTCCGCAGCGGACCCGTCCCCTTCCCCCGGAGGACCCCCACCATGCGCTCGCACCTGCTCAATGACACGACCGCGGAGCAGTACCGCCGCTCCGTGACCGAAGGAGTCGAGCGGGTGGCCGCCAAACTCGCCGCCACCGACCGGCCGTTCACCGGCGTCAGCGTCGACTCGCTCGCGCCGCGCATCGACGGGATCGACCTCGACCAGCCCCTCGGCGACACCGCGGCCGTGCTGGACGAGCTGGAGGAGGTCTACCTCCGCGACGCGATCTACTTCCACCACCCCCGCTACCTCGCCCACCTCAACTGCCCCGTGGTCATCCCCGCCGTGCTCGGCGAGGCCGTGCTCTCCGCCGTCAACTCCTCCCTGGACACCTGGGACCAGTCGGCCGGCGGCACGCTCATCGAGCGCAAACTGATCGACTGGACGACCGCCCGGATCGGCCTCGGCCCGGCCGCCGACGGCGTGTTCACCTCCGGCGGCACGCAGTCCAACCTCCAGGCGCTGCTGCTCGCCCGCGAGGAGGCCAAGACCGACAGCCTGGCCGAACTGCGCATCTTCGCCTCCGAGGTCAGCCACTTCAGCGTGCAGAAGTCGGCGAAACTGCTCGGGCTGAGCGCGGACTCGGTCGTCTCGATCCCCGTCGGGGCCGACAAGCGGATGCAGACCGTCGCGCTCGCCCATGAGCTGGAGCGCTGCAAGAGCGCCGGCCTGACCCCCATGGCCGTCGTCGCCACCGCCGGCACCACCGACTTCGGCTCGATCGACCCGCTGCCCGAGATAGCCGAGCTGTGCGACCAGTACGGCACGTGGATGCACGTCGACGCGGCCTACGGCTGCGGACTGCTCGCCTCCGTCAAGTACCGGGACCGCATCGAGGGCATCGAGCGCGCCGACTCCGTCACCGTGGACTACCACAAGTCCTTCTTCCAGCCGGTGAGTTCGTCCGCCGTGCTGGTCCGGGACGCGGCCACCCTGCGCCACGCCACCTACCACGCCGAGTACCTCAACCCGCGCCGGATGGTGGAGGAGCGCATCCCCAACCAGGTGGACAAGTCCCTGCAGACCACCCGGCGCTTCGACGCGCTCAAGCTGTGGATGACGCTGCGCACGATGGGCGCCGACGGCATCGGGCAGCTCTTCGACGAGGTGTGCGACCTGGCCGTGGAGGGCTGGCACATCCTGGCCGCCGACCCCCGCTTCGACGTCGTCGTACAGCCGTCGCTGTCCACCCTGGTCTTCCGCTACATCCCGGCCGCCGTCACCGACCCGGCCGAGATCGACCGCGCCAACCTCCACGCCCGCAAGGCCCTGTTCGCCTCCGGCGACGCGGTGGTCGCGGGCACCAAGGTGAGCGGCCGCCACTACCTGAAGTTCACCCTGCTCAACCCCGAGACGACGGCCGACGACATCACGGCCGTCCTCGACCTGATCGCCGGCCACGCCGAGCAGTACCTGGGAGAGTCCCTTGACCGCGCTTCCTGAGCCCACTGTCGCCTTGAACGGCGCCGCGAAAAAGACCTACGACTTCGTGGGCATCGGGCTCGGCCCCTTCAACCTCGGCCTCGCCTGCCTCACCGAGCCGATCACCGAACTCGACGGCGTCTTCCTGGACTCCAAGCCCGACTTCGAGTGGCATGCGGGCATGTTCCTCGAGGGCGCCCACCTCCAGACGCCGTTCATGTCGGACCTCGTCACCCTGGCCGACCCGACCTCGCCCTACTCCTTCCTCAACTACCTGAAGGAGAAGGGCCGGCTGTACTCGTTCTACATCCGGGAGAACTTCTACCCGCTGCGCGTCGAGTACGACGACTACTGCCGCTGGGCCGCGAACAAGCTGAGCAACGTGCGCTTCTCGACGACGGTCACCGAGGTGACGTACGACGACGAGGCGTACGTCGTGAGGACGGCCGCCGGTGAGGAGTTCCGGGGCCGCCGGCTGGTCCTCGGCACGGGCACGCCGCCGTACGTCCCGGAGTCCTGCGCCGGGCTGGGCGGGGACTTCCTGCACAACTCCCGCTACCTGGAGCACAAGGCTCAGCTGCAGAAGAAGGAGTCGATCACGCTGGTCGGCTCCGGGCAGTCCGCCGCCGAGATCTACTACGACCTGCTCAGCGAGATCGACGTCCACGGCTACCGGCTGAACTGGGTCACCCGCTCCCCGCGCTTCTTCCCGCTGGAGTACACCAAGCTCACGCTGGAGATGACCTCCCCGGAGTACGTCGACTACTTCCGCGAGCTGCCCGAGCAGACCCGCTACCGGCTCACCGCCGAGCAGAAGGGCCTGTTCAAGGGCATCGACGGCGACCTGATCAACGAGATCTTCGACCTGCTCTACCAGAAGAACCTCGGCGGTCCCGTCCCCACCCGGCTGCTCACCAACTCCGCGCTGACCGGGGCGACGTACGAGGACGGCACGTACACGCTCGCCTTCCGGCAGGAGGAGCAGGGCAGGGACTTCGAGCTGAACTCCGAGGGACTGGTCCTGGCGACCGGCTACAGGTACGCCGAGCCGGAGTTCCTCGCCCCGGTCAAGGACCGGCTGCGCTACGACTCCCAGGGCAACTTCGACATCGCCCGCAACTACGCCATCGACACCACGGGCCGGGGAGTGTTCCTGCAGAACGCGGGCGTGCACACGCACAGCGTCACCTCGCCCGACCTCGGCATGGGCGCGTACCGCAACAGCTACATCATCCGCGAGCTGCTCGGCAGCGAGTACTACCCGGTCGAGAAGAGCATCGCGTTCCAGGAGTTCAGCGCATGACCACCACCACGACGGCCGTCGGCCGTCTCACCCTCCGCCCGCTCGACCCCCTCGAGGACGCCGAGCTGCTGCACGGCTGGGTCACCGACCCCAAAGCGGCCTACTGGATGATGCAGGACGCGAAACCGGTGGACGTCGAGCGCGCCTACCTGGACATCGCCGCCGATCCGCACCACCACGCGCTCCTCGGTCTGCACGACGGCGCGCCCGCGTTCCTGATGGAGTACTACGACCCGGCCCACCGCGAGCTGGTCGGGCTGTACGAGCCGCGGCCGGGGGACGTCGGGATGCACTTCCTCGTGGCCCCCACCGACCGGCCCGTGCACGGGTTCACCCGCGCCGTGATCACCGCCGTGATGGCCCGCCTCTTCGAGGACCCGGCCACCGCCCGCGTGGTCGTCGAGCCGGACGTGTCCAACAAGGCCGTGCACACGCTCAACGAGGCCGTCGGGTTCGTGCCCGAGCGGGAGATCCGGAAGCCGGAGAAGAAAGCGCTGTTGAGCTTCTGCACACGCGAGCAGTTCGAGAAGGCGGTACTGGTATGACCCTCGCCGACGCCGTGGCCCACCTCTCCCCCGAACGCTGGGAGAAGGCCAACCGACTGCTGGTGCGCAAGGCCCTCGCCGAGTTCGCGCACGAGCGCCTGATCACGCCCGAGGAGGAGCCCTCGGGGCAGGACGACGACCAGCGGTACGTCGTGCGCAGCGACGACGGGCTGACGTACTACCGCTACACCGCCGTCCGCCGCGCCCTCGACCACTGGCAGGTGGACGCCGACTCGATCACCCGCACCCGGGACGACGTCGAACTCCCCGTCGCCGCGCTGGACTTCTTCATCGAGCTGAAGCGGACGCTGGGCCTGAGCGACGAGATCCTGCCGGTCTATCTGGAGGAGATCTCCTCCACCGTCTCCGGCGCCTGCTACAAGCTCGCCAAGCCGCAGCCGACCTCGGCCGAGCTGGCGAGAAGCGGCTTCCAGGCGATCGAGACCGGGATGACCGAGGGTCACCCGTGCTTCGTCGCCAACAACGGGCGGCTCGGCTTCGGCGTCCACGAGTACCTGTCGTACGCCCCCGAGACGGCGAGCCCGGTCCGGCTGGTGTGGCTGGCGGCGCACCGGTCGCGGGCCGCGTTCACGGCGGGCGTCGGGATCGAGTACGAGTCCTTCGTGCGGGAGGAGTTGGGCGAGCGGACCGTCGAACGGTTCTACGACGTCCTGCGCGAGCAGGGGCTCGACCCGGCCGACTACTTCCTGATCCCGGTCCACCCCTGGCAGTGGTGGAACAAGCTCACCGTCACCTTCGCCGCCGAGGTCGCGCGGCGCAACCTGGTGTGCCTGGGCGAGGGCGACGACGAGTACCTGGCCCAGCAGTCCATCCGGACGTTCTTCAACTCCTCGCGGCCCGAGAAGCACTATGTGAAGACGGCGCTGTCCGTCCTCAACATGGGCTTCATGCGCGGTCTGTCCGCCGCCTACATGGAGGCGACCCCGGCGATCAACGACTGGCTCGCCCAACTCATCGACAACGACCCCGTGTTGAAGTCGACGGGTCTGTCGATCATCCGGGAGCGGGCCGCCGTCGGCTACCGGCATCTGGAGTACGAGGCGGCGACGGACCGCTACTCGCCGTACCGCAAGATGCTGGCGGCGCTGTGGCGGGAGAGCCCGGTCCCCTCCCTCGCCGAGGGCGAGTCCCTGGCCACCATGGCCTCCCTGGTGCACGTGGACCACGAGGGCAGGTCGGTGGCCGGCGCCTTCATCGAGCAGTCGGGCCTGCCCCCGACGCAGTGGCTGCGCAGCTACCTCACCGCGTACTACACGCCCCTGCTGCACAGCTTCTACGCCTACGACCTGGTCTTCATGCCGCACGGCGAGAACACCATCCTGGTCCTCAAGGACGGCGTCGTGCAGCGGGCGATCTACAAGGACATCGCCGAGGAGATCGCGGTCATGGACCCGGACGCGGTGCTGCCGCCCGAGGTCCGGCGACTGCGCGTGGAGGTCCCCGAGGACACGAAGCTCCTCTCCCTCTTCACGGACGTCTTCGACTGCTTCTTCCGTTTCCTCGCGGCCGACCTCGCCGCCGAGGGGATCCTGGCGGAGGACGACTTCTGGCGCACGGTCGCCGAGGTCACCCACGCCTACCAGGAGGCGAACCCCGAACTGGCCGACAAGTTCCGCCAGTACGACATGTTCGCCCCCGAATTCGCCCTGTCCTGCCTCAACCGTCTCCAGCTGCGCAACAACAGGCAGATGGTGGATCTGGCGGACCCCGCGGGCGCTCTCCAGCTGATCGGCACCCTGAAGAATCCCGTCGCAGGGTTCTGATCAAGACAGACGGATCCCCCCGAGTACGGTCCCCGGGGGGATCCGTCGTCGTCTGCGGCCCGTTCTCCGTGCCGACAGCACGGGCATATGAACGTACAGCCCCGTCACAGAGAGTGGCACTACGGTCTGTGTCTTGCCGTGCCCGCTCCGTGGGGAGTCGATTCATGTACGAGCACCTCGCACAGCAAGCCCTGCACGACCCGAGGTCCGTCTCCGGGACCCTCCCGGAACACGCCCCTGCCGTCCGCGCGTACGCCGAGGCCTTCTGCGTGGAGCCGCGCGACGCCACCGACCTGGCCGGCCACGTCCTCGCACGCGGCTCGCAGTCAGAGGGGCCCGCGTTACGGACCGCGCTCCTCGCCGACGTGCGGCGCACCGCCGACAGCTGGCTGCGCGACGGGCGCTCCGGGCTGCTGCACCCGGAGTTCCGCGCCTGGTCGAAACGGGCCGCCGACGCCTTCGGTCCCACCGACACGCTGCGCCGCGCGGAGCGCAGCTCGGTGTTCCTGGCCGCCTTCGAGCAACTGGCCGACCAGTCGCGGGCCGCGCTGTGGCTGTGCCTGGCCGAGGCCGAGAGCGCTTCGGCGGCCAGGATCCTGAACACGTCCGAGGAGTTCGCCGAGTCCCTGGCGCAGTCGGCCCGCAGCCGCCTGGTCGACACCTTCCTGCGCGTGCGCGCCGACCGCACCGCCGACCCCTGTTGCGTCCGCTACGGCGGCATGCTCGGCGCCATCGCCCGCGGCACGCATCGTGAGGCGCCCGCGGACCTCGGGCAGCATCTGGACGCCTGCCGCTTCTGCGCCCATGACCTGCGACTGCTGCGCACGCTCGCGTCGGGCGATGCGCAGGAGGTGCGGCGGCTGCTGGTCGACCAGGTGCTGGTGTGGGGTGGGGCCGCGTACCGGAAGGCCCGCCCGGCGGACCAGGCGCCGGCCGTCGAGTCCGGTACGCCTCCCGGGCCGGCCGGGGACGTCCGGCGCGGCCGGCCCGAGGACGGCGAGGACAGGCGGCGCAGACGGCCGGTGTTCCTGGTGGCGGTCACCGTGGTCGTCACGGCCGTGCTGACCACCGCGGTGCTGAGGCTGCTGTCCGGCTCCGACTCCGCCGAGGGGGCCGAGCGCCCCGGGGCCGGAGCGAGCGCCTCCGCCGCGCCTGCTCCGGAGGGGTCCGTCTCGCCCTCGCCGGAGGAGTCCGCGTCCGCGTCCCCGTCCGCGTCTCCCACGACCGGCGCCTCCACCGGCACGATCACCCTGGAGAGCGTGTCCACCGGACGCTGTGTCACCGGCCCCGCCGCCGACGCCTCCTCGGGCCCCGGCCCCGCCCTCGCACCCGACCCCGTCCTGGCCGCCTGCGACGGCGACGGCGGCGGCGAGGCGCAGCAGTGGCGGGTGGTCCGCCTGGAGAAGGGCGCGGTCGCCCTGGTGAACGTCGCCTCGAAGCTCTGTCTGGACATCGCGGGCGACCGGGTCGAGGGCGACGGGATGCAGCAGCGGCCGTGCGCGTACGAGCGGGGCGCCGACGCGCCCTTCCCCGAGGACCAGGCGTTCCTGCCCAGGTCCGTGGACGGTGACTCGTTCGCCCTGATCTGCCAGGACAACCCCGAGATCGCCCTCGGGGTGCGCTCCGGCGAGCCCGCGATGCGGACAACCGGCGCTTACGGCAAGGCGGTTCGCTTCGCGCTCGACGACGGGGAGGCGGACGCGCTGGGCTTGTGACGGCCCGATGCCAGAATTCCCCCATGGCGGAAATCATCCAGAAGGACGGCACCTGGGTCTTCGACGGTGACGCGTTGCGGCTGACGCCCGGACGGGACAAGAGCGTGTCGCTGGTGCGCAGGGAACTGGGTGAACTGGTCGTCCCGCTAGGGGCGTTGGCGGGAGTGTCGTTCGAGCAGGGGAAGAAGTCCGGGCGGCTCAGGCTGCGGCTGCGGGACGGCGCCGATCCACTGCTGCTCGCGACCGGCGGCCGGCTGACCGAGCCGCACGACCCGTACCAACTGGCCGTGGAGTCCGACCGGTACGGCGTCGCCGAGTACGTCGCCGACGAGGTGCGGCATGCGCTGACCCTGGACCGGATCCCGGCCGACCCCGTGGACGCCTACCTGCTGCCCGGCCCGGCCGTGCCCCTGTCGGCCTCCGCCGGGGACGGCACCGCGAGCTTCGACGGCGAGCGGGTGCGCCTGGAGTGGAACTGGAAGACGGAGGACGCCAAGGCCGCCGGCGGCGCCCGCACGATCGCGGTGGCGGACATCGCCGAAGTCGAGTGGCATCCGGCGGTCGGCCTGGAGAACGGTTGCCTGCGTTTCACCGTGCGCGGCGCGGCCACGAAGGCCCCGCCGAAGTACGACCCCCACGCCGTCGAGCTGTGGGGCTTCAAGAAGGATCCGCTGATGGCGCTGGTCGCGGCGGCGGTACAGGCCCGGCTGCCGCATCCGGCGGCGGCCAAGGGGCCTACGGGGGTCGAGGACGCCGTACCACCGCTGGAGCCCGTGGACGACCACGACGCCTTGCTGCGACGCCTGCGGGAGCTGGGTGAGCTGCACCGGGCCGGGGTGCTGACGGACGAGGAGTTCACCGTGGCCAAGCAGGCGGTCCTCAGGCGCATGTAGCGCGGGTGAGGACCGCCCCCGTCGTGCCTACGCCCTGCCTTCCGGGCGTATGTACGGCCTTACTTGGCCTTGCGGGCCACCGTGAAGTGGTCGACCTGGTCGCCGGTCTCGGCGATGCCGCGCACGGTCAGCGTGGCCGTGCGGCCCTTGGCCGCCGGGGTGACGTCCACGCGCAGGAACGAGTAGTCGAGGTAGCGCACGCGCGACCAGGCGACCGTCTCGTTGACCTTGCCGTCCTTGGTGTTGATGAAGGAGGCCACGGAGTCGACCTCGTTCTCGTGGCCCTCGTAGGAGAGCGGGGCGGTGAACGCGTACAGGCTGCGGCCCGCCGCGCCCGCCGTCACGTAGACGACGCCCTCGGTCTCGGGGTAGGCCGTGCCGCCGATCGGGAGCTTCTTGGTGACCGCGCCCGCCTTGATGACGTCGGTGCGCTCGTACTGGTGGTTGTGGCCGTTGATGACGAGGTCCACCGTGTACTTCTCGAACAGCGGCACCCACTCCTGGCGCACGCCCCCCTCCGAGGCGTGCGCGGTGGAGGTGCAGTAGGCGCAGTGGTGGAAGAAGATCACGATGAAGTCGACGTCCTTGGCGGCGCGGTACTTCTTGAGCTGCGCCTCCAGCCACTTGGTCTGGGTGCCGCCGGAGATGCCGAGGTTGGCCGGGATCTCGAAGGAGATGTCGTTGGCGTCGAGCGAGATGACGGCCGTGTTGCCGTAGACGAAGGTGTAGACGCCGGGGAGGTTCTTGGCGTCCGGGCCGTTGTCGGGAAGGTTCCAGCGGGCTTCCTCACCGCCGTAGCCGTTGGGCGAGTACCAGGCCTCCATGTCGTGGTTGCCGTAGGCCGGCATCCACGGGACGGACTTGGCGACGGACTCGGTCTGGGCGAGGAACTGGTCCCAGATCCGCGAGTCGAAACCGGTGTCCGCGGTCTTTCCGGCGCCGGCCGGGTCGGCGTAGGCGATGTCGCCCGCGTGCAGGTGGAAGGCCGGGTTCTGGCCGAGGAGCAGGCTGTTGTTGGCGAGGCCGTGGTAGCTGACGCCCTCG
This window of the Streptomyces sp. NBC_01275 genome carries:
- a CDS encoding RICIN domain-containing protein, with the protein product MYEHLAQQALHDPRSVSGTLPEHAPAVRAYAEAFCVEPRDATDLAGHVLARGSQSEGPALRTALLADVRRTADSWLRDGRSGLLHPEFRAWSKRAADAFGPTDTLRRAERSSVFLAAFEQLADQSRAALWLCLAEAESASAARILNTSEEFAESLAQSARSRLVDTFLRVRADRTADPCCVRYGGMLGAIARGTHREAPADLGQHLDACRFCAHDLRLLRTLASGDAQEVRRLLVDQVLVWGGAAYRKARPADQAPAVESGTPPGPAGDVRRGRPEDGEDRRRRRPVFLVAVTVVVTAVLTTAVLRLLSGSDSAEGAERPGAGASASAAPAPEGSVSPSPEESASASPSASPTTGASTGTITLESVSTGRCVTGPAADASSGPGPALAPDPVLAACDGDGGGEAQQWRVVRLEKGAVALVNVASKLCLDIAGDRVEGDGMQQRPCAYERGADAPFPEDQAFLPRSVDGDSFALICQDNPEIALGVRSGEPAMRTTGAYGKAVRFALDDGEADALGL
- a CDS encoding IucA/IucC family siderophore biosynthesis protein, which encodes MTLADAVAHLSPERWEKANRLLVRKALAEFAHERLITPEEEPSGQDDDQRYVVRSDDGLTYYRYTAVRRALDHWQVDADSITRTRDDVELPVAALDFFIELKRTLGLSDEILPVYLEEISSTVSGACYKLAKPQPTSAELARSGFQAIETGMTEGHPCFVANNGRLGFGVHEYLSYAPETASPVRLVWLAAHRSRAAFTAGVGIEYESFVREELGERTVERFYDVLREQGLDPADYFLIPVHPWQWWNKLTVTFAAEVARRNLVCLGEGDDEYLAQQSIRTFFNSSRPEKHYVKTALSVLNMGFMRGLSAAYMEATPAINDWLAQLIDNDPVLKSTGLSIIRERAAVGYRHLEYEAATDRYSPYRKMLAALWRESPVPSLAEGESLATMASLVHVDHEGRSVAGAFIEQSGLPPTQWLRSYLTAYYTPLLHSFYAYDLVFMPHGENTILVLKDGVVQRAIYKDIAEEIAVMDPDAVLPPEVRRLRVEVPEDTKLLSLFTDVFDCFFRFLAADLAAEGILAEDDFWRTVAEVTHAYQEANPELADKFRQYDMFAPEFALSCLNRLQLRNNRQMVDLADPAGALQLIGTLKNPVAGF
- a CDS encoding DUF4429 domain-containing protein encodes the protein MAEIIQKDGTWVFDGDALRLTPGRDKSVSLVRRELGELVVPLGALAGVSFEQGKKSGRLRLRLRDGADPLLLATGGRLTEPHDPYQLAVESDRYGVAEYVADEVRHALTLDRIPADPVDAYLLPGPAVPLSASAGDGTASFDGERVRLEWNWKTEDAKAAGGARTIAVADIAEVEWHPAVGLENGCLRFTVRGAATKAPPKYDPHAVELWGFKKDPLMALVAAAVQARLPHPAAAKGPTGVEDAVPPLEPVDDHDALLRRLRELGELHRAGVLTDEEFTVAKQAVLRRM
- a CDS encoding metallophosphoesterase family protein; protein product: MGVPEQLAERMSMAEQHEYLRARFSRRTMIRGGAVTLGAVTGGAFVTGATAQAAVQTSAPTQTSSHTPSVDGALVAPFGRHLAYGADPRTEITVSWQVPVAVKKPFIRIGARPWDLSRKIEAEVRTLHTPAGVGASGDHTQYYLHAELTHLKPGKTYYYGVGHAGFDPAEPHLLGTLGTFTTAPAHKEPFTFTAFGDEGVSYHGLANNSLLLGQNPAFHLHAGDIAYADPAGAGKTADTGFDSRIWDQFLAQTESVAKSVPWMPAYGNHDMEAWYSPNGYGGEEARWNLPDNGPDAKNLPGVYTFVYGNTAVISLDANDISFEIPANLGISGGTQTKWLEAQLKKYRAAKDVDFIVIFFHHCAYCTSTAHASEGGVRQEWVPLFEKYTVDLVINGHNHQYERTDVIKAGAVTKKLPIGGTAYPETEGVVYVTAGAAGRSLYAFTAPLSYEGHENEVDSVASFINTKDGKVNETVAWSRVRYLDYSFLRVDVTPAAKGRTATLTVRGIAETGDQVDHFTVARKAK